In Heliangelus exortis chromosome 18, bHelExo1.hap1, whole genome shotgun sequence, a single genomic region encodes these proteins:
- the TMEM41B gene encoding transmembrane protein 41B isoform X1 translates to MAQRRAAERGPCQAESASHQRQLLEGKAQAEGGSARTSLLILVSIFLSAAFLMFLVYKNFPQLSEEERGCIKVPRDMDDAKALGKVLSKYKDTFYVQVLVAYFATYVFLQTFAIPGSIFLSILSGFLYPFPLALFLVCLCSGLGASFCYMLSYLVGRPVVYRYLTEKVVKWSEQVERHREHLINYIIFLRITPFLPNWFINITSPVINVPLKVFFIGTFLAEITTCWTAERLQKNIISVLLDEWSISSISIHKHQKINQDCSDELDQRCSTTVFCSHKGRNNAIPTYNSRGSCFLELCFCPHDSSHPLHPTSCPPEEIETEVPMRIKLDQNFPYFISGSALLIFVHLLF, encoded by the exons ATGGCGCAGCGGAGGGCGGCGGAGCGCGGGCCTTGCCAGGCGGAGAGCGCCAGCCACCAGCGGCAGCTTCTAGAAG gGAAAGCTCAGGCAGAAGGTGGATCAGCTCGGACATCACTTCTTATTTTAGTGTCAATCTTCTTATCAGCTGCTTTCCTTATGTTCCTGGTATATAAAAATTTTCCACAACTTAGTGA agaagaaagaggatgTATAAAGGTTCCTAGAGATATGGATGATGCAAAGGCCTTGGGAAAAGTCCTGTCCAAATATAAGGACACATTTTATGTTCAAGTATTAGTGGCTTATTTTGCAACGTATGTTTT CTTGCAGACATTTGCTATTCCTGGGTCTATATTTCTCAGTATCCTGTCGGGGTTTCTTTATCCCTTTCCACTGGCCTTATTTCTTGTTTGTCTG tgctcaGGACTTGGAGCTTCATTCTGCTATATGCTTTCATACCTAGTGGGACGTCCTGTTGTATACAGATACTTAACAGAAAAAGTAGTAAAATGGTCAGAACAG GTTGAACGACACAGAGAACATCTCATAAACTATATAATATTTTTGAGAATAACACCTTTTCTTCCCAACTGGTTTATCAATATAACATCTCCTGTAATTAATGTGCCattgaaagtatttttcattggCACTTTTCTAG CAGAAATTACCACCTGTTGGACAGCTGAAAGATTACAAAAGAATATTATTTCTGTACTTCTTGATGAGTGGAGCATAAGCTCTATAAGCATCCATAAGCATCAAAAGATTAATCAGGACTGTTCTGATGAACTGGATCAGAG GTGTAGCACCACCGTCTTTTGTAGCCATAAAGGCAGGAACAACGCTATACCAACTTACAACAGCAGGGGAAGCTGTTTCCTGGAACTCTGTTTTTGTCCTCATGATTCTAGCCATCCTCTCCATCCTACCAGCTGTCCTCCAGAAGAAATTGAAACAGAAGTTCCAATGAGGATCAAACTGGACCAGAATTTCCCATACTTCATCTCAGGATCAGCACTTCTGATATTTGTACATTTGCTTTTCTAA
- the TMEM41B gene encoding transmembrane protein 41B isoform X2, protein MAQRRAAERGPCQAESASHQRQLLEGKAQAEGGSARTSLLILVSIFLSAAFLMFLVYKNFPQLSEEERGCIKVPRDMDDAKALGKVLSKYKDTFYVQVLVAYFATYVFLQTFAIPGSIFLSILSGFLYPFPLALFLVCLCSGLGASFCYMLSYLVGRPVVYRYLTEKVVKWSEQVERHREHLINYIIFLRITPFLPNWFINITSPVINVPLKVFFIGTFLEITTCWTAERLQKNIISVLLDEWSISSISIHKHQKINQDCSDELDQRCSTTVFCSHKGRNNAIPTYNSRGSCFLELCFCPHDSSHPLHPTSCPPEEIETEVPMRIKLDQNFPYFISGSALLIFVHLLF, encoded by the exons ATGGCGCAGCGGAGGGCGGCGGAGCGCGGGCCTTGCCAGGCGGAGAGCGCCAGCCACCAGCGGCAGCTTCTAGAAG gGAAAGCTCAGGCAGAAGGTGGATCAGCTCGGACATCACTTCTTATTTTAGTGTCAATCTTCTTATCAGCTGCTTTCCTTATGTTCCTGGTATATAAAAATTTTCCACAACTTAGTGA agaagaaagaggatgTATAAAGGTTCCTAGAGATATGGATGATGCAAAGGCCTTGGGAAAAGTCCTGTCCAAATATAAGGACACATTTTATGTTCAAGTATTAGTGGCTTATTTTGCAACGTATGTTTT CTTGCAGACATTTGCTATTCCTGGGTCTATATTTCTCAGTATCCTGTCGGGGTTTCTTTATCCCTTTCCACTGGCCTTATTTCTTGTTTGTCTG tgctcaGGACTTGGAGCTTCATTCTGCTATATGCTTTCATACCTAGTGGGACGTCCTGTTGTATACAGATACTTAACAGAAAAAGTAGTAAAATGGTCAGAACAG GTTGAACGACACAGAGAACATCTCATAAACTATATAATATTTTTGAGAATAACACCTTTTCTTCCCAACTGGTTTATCAATATAACATCTCCTGTAATTAATGTGCCattgaaagtatttttcattggCACTTTTCTAG AAATTACCACCTGTTGGACAGCTGAAAGATTACAAAAGAATATTATTTCTGTACTTCTTGATGAGTGGAGCATAAGCTCTATAAGCATCCATAAGCATCAAAAGATTAATCAGGACTGTTCTGATGAACTGGATCAGAG GTGTAGCACCACCGTCTTTTGTAGCCATAAAGGCAGGAACAACGCTATACCAACTTACAACAGCAGGGGAAGCTGTTTCCTGGAACTCTGTTTTTGTCCTCATGATTCTAGCCATCCTCTCCATCCTACCAGCTGTCCTCCAGAAGAAATTGAAACAGAAGTTCCAATGAGGATCAAACTGGACCAGAATTTCCCATACTTCATCTCAGGATCAGCACTTCTGATATTTGTACATTTGCTTTTCTAA
- the TMEM41B gene encoding transmembrane protein 41B isoform X3, with translation MAQRRAAERGPCQAESASHQRQLLEGKAQAEGGSARTSLLILVSIFLSAAFLMFLVYKNFPQLSEEERGCIKVPRDMDDAKALGKVLSKYKDTFYVQVLVAYFATYVFLQTFAIPGSIFLSILSGFLYPFPLALFLVCLCSGLGASFCYMLSYLVGRPVVYRYLTEKVVKWSEQVERHREHLINYIIFLRITPFLPNWFINITSPVINVPLKVFFIGTFLGVAPPSFVAIKAGTTLYQLTTAGEAVSWNSVFVLMILAILSILPAVLQKKLKQKFQ, from the exons ATGGCGCAGCGGAGGGCGGCGGAGCGCGGGCCTTGCCAGGCGGAGAGCGCCAGCCACCAGCGGCAGCTTCTAGAAG gGAAAGCTCAGGCAGAAGGTGGATCAGCTCGGACATCACTTCTTATTTTAGTGTCAATCTTCTTATCAGCTGCTTTCCTTATGTTCCTGGTATATAAAAATTTTCCACAACTTAGTGA agaagaaagaggatgTATAAAGGTTCCTAGAGATATGGATGATGCAAAGGCCTTGGGAAAAGTCCTGTCCAAATATAAGGACACATTTTATGTTCAAGTATTAGTGGCTTATTTTGCAACGTATGTTTT CTTGCAGACATTTGCTATTCCTGGGTCTATATTTCTCAGTATCCTGTCGGGGTTTCTTTATCCCTTTCCACTGGCCTTATTTCTTGTTTGTCTG tgctcaGGACTTGGAGCTTCATTCTGCTATATGCTTTCATACCTAGTGGGACGTCCTGTTGTATACAGATACTTAACAGAAAAAGTAGTAAAATGGTCAGAACAG GTTGAACGACACAGAGAACATCTCATAAACTATATAATATTTTTGAGAATAACACCTTTTCTTCCCAACTGGTTTATCAATATAACATCTCCTGTAATTAATGTGCCattgaaagtatttttcattggCACTTTTCTAG GTGTAGCACCACCGTCTTTTGTAGCCATAAAGGCAGGAACAACGCTATACCAACTTACAACAGCAGGGGAAGCTGTTTCCTGGAACTCTGTTTTTGTCCTCATGATTCTAGCCATCCTCTCCATCCTACCAGCTGTCCTCCAGAAGAAATTGAAACAGAAGTTCCAATGA
- the TMEM41B gene encoding transmembrane protein 41B isoform X4: protein MDDAKALGKVLSKYKDTFYVQVLVAYFATYVFLQTFAIPGSIFLSILSGFLYPFPLALFLVCLCSGLGASFCYMLSYLVGRPVVYRYLTEKVVKWSEQVERHREHLINYIIFLRITPFLPNWFINITSPVINVPLKVFFIGTFLAEITTCWTAERLQKNIISVLLDEWSISSISIHKHQKINQDCSDELDQRCSTTVFCSHKGRNNAIPTYNSRGSCFLELCFCPHDSSHPLHPTSCPPEEIETEVPMRIKLDQNFPYFISGSALLIFVHLLF from the exons ATGGATGATGCAAAGGCCTTGGGAAAAGTCCTGTCCAAATATAAGGACACATTTTATGTTCAAGTATTAGTGGCTTATTTTGCAACGTATGTTTT CTTGCAGACATTTGCTATTCCTGGGTCTATATTTCTCAGTATCCTGTCGGGGTTTCTTTATCCCTTTCCACTGGCCTTATTTCTTGTTTGTCTG tgctcaGGACTTGGAGCTTCATTCTGCTATATGCTTTCATACCTAGTGGGACGTCCTGTTGTATACAGATACTTAACAGAAAAAGTAGTAAAATGGTCAGAACAG GTTGAACGACACAGAGAACATCTCATAAACTATATAATATTTTTGAGAATAACACCTTTTCTTCCCAACTGGTTTATCAATATAACATCTCCTGTAATTAATGTGCCattgaaagtatttttcattggCACTTTTCTAG CAGAAATTACCACCTGTTGGACAGCTGAAAGATTACAAAAGAATATTATTTCTGTACTTCTTGATGAGTGGAGCATAAGCTCTATAAGCATCCATAAGCATCAAAAGATTAATCAGGACTGTTCTGATGAACTGGATCAGAG GTGTAGCACCACCGTCTTTTGTAGCCATAAAGGCAGGAACAACGCTATACCAACTTACAACAGCAGGGGAAGCTGTTTCCTGGAACTCTGTTTTTGTCCTCATGATTCTAGCCATCCTCTCCATCCTACCAGCTGTCCTCCAGAAGAAATTGAAACAGAAGTTCCAATGAGGATCAAACTGGACCAGAATTTCCCATACTTCATCTCAGGATCAGCACTTCTGATATTTGTACATTTGCTTTTCTAA